Proteins from a genomic interval of Periophthalmus magnuspinnatus isolate fPerMag1 chromosome 11, fPerMag1.2.pri, whole genome shotgun sequence:
- the sgce gene encoding epsilon-sarcoglycan isoform X3: MSTATVALWLGAVVTIVSRSHADRNVYPSAGVLFVHVLEREYFKGEFPPYPKSGDASNDPITFNTNLQGFPDRPGWLRYIQRTALSDGVLYGSPTAEHVGKPTVIEITAYNRRTFETARHNLVINIMATEEFPLPYQAEFYIKNMNVEEMLASEVLGDFLGAVKNVWQPERLNAINITSALDRGGRVPLPINNLKEGVYVMVGADVPFSSCLREVESPHNQLRCSQEMEPAISCDKKFRAQFHIDWCKISLVDITKVVPVYVSRPDPGPGVLPEFGEYNPPSEALKSRDYLSDFVVTLAVPAAVALVLFVVLGIQLVQHSSIQKSSKELRSLSKNREISWPLSTLPVFNPVSGEVVPPLHPDSYETTSMPLMQTQTNLQNQITIPQQRPTGDTYVMSTFRRLEVNGIPEERKVAEALDL, translated from the exons ATGTCCACCGCAACTGTCGCCTTGTGGCTGGGTGCGG tggtaACCATCGTGTCGCGGTCCCACGCTGACCGAAACGTCTACCCTTCTGCCGGAGTGCTGTTTGTGCATGTGCTCGAGAGGGAGTACTTCAAAGGAGAGTTCCCCCCCTACCCCAAATCTG GTGATGCTAGTAATGACCCCATCACTTTCAACACCAACCTGCAGGGCTTCCCCGACCGTCCAGGCTGGCTGCGCTACATCCAGAGGACTGCCCTTAGCGACGGGGTGCTGTACGGCTCACCCACTGCAGAGCATGTTGGCAAACCCACTGTCATAGAG attaCAGCGTACAATCGTCGCACGTTTGAGACTGCTCGCCACAACCTGGTTATCAACATCATGGCCACAGAAG AGTTCCCCTTGCCCTACCAGGCCGAGTTCTACATAAAGAACATGAACGTGGAGGAGATGTTGGCCAGTGAGGTTCTGGGGGACTTTCTGGGAGCAGTAAAGAACGTGTGGCAGCCTGAACGCCTGAACGCCATCAACATCACATCTGCCCTGGATCGAGGCGGCCGTGTGCCCCTCCCCATCAACAACCTGAAGGAGGG GGTGTACGTGATGGTGGGGGCTGATGTTCCCTTCTCTTCCTGTCTGCGAGAGGTGGAGAGCCCACACAACCAACTGCGCTGCAGTCAGGAGATGGAGCCCGCCATCAGCTGTGACAAGAAGTTCAGAGCACAGTTCCACATCGACTGGTGCAAGATCTCCCTG GTGGACATCACTAAAGTGGTCCCAGTGTACGTTAGCCGCCCGGACCCTGGCCCCGGAGTCCTGCCTGAGTTTGGGGAGTACAACCCACCCTCCGAAGCCCTGAAGAGTCGGGACTACCTGTCGGACTTCGTGGTGACACTGGCAGTGCCCGCGGCAGTGGCCCTGGTGCTGTTTGTGGTGCTGGG TATCCAACTGGTGCAGCACAGTTCCATCCAGAAGTCTTCCAAAGAGCTGCGGAGCCTGTCCAAGAACCGAGAGATCTCGTGGCCTCTGTCCACTCTTCCTGTATTTAACCCTGTAAGCGGGGAGGTGGTGCCTCCCCTGCACCCGGACAGCTACGAGACTACCAGCATGCCCCTCATGCAAACGCAGAC GAACCTGCAAAACCAGATCACCATCCCTCAGCAGCGGCCGACAG GAGACACTTATGTCATGTCCACATTCCGAAGACTTGAG GTAAATGGTATTCCTGAGGAGAGGAAGGTGGCCGAAGCTCTGGACCTCTGA
- the sgce gene encoding epsilon-sarcoglycan isoform X4 produces the protein MSTATVALWLGAVVTIVSRSHADRNVYPSAGVLFVHVLEREYFKGEFPPYPKSGDASNDPITFNTNLQGFPDRPGWLRYIQRTALSDGVLYGSPTAEHVGKPTVIEITAYNRRTFETARHNLVINIMATEEFPLPYQAEFYIKNMNVEEMLASEVLGDFLGAVKNVWQPERLNAINITSALDRGGRVPLPINNLKEGVYVMVGADVPFSSCLREVESPHNQLRCSQEMEPAISCDKKFRAQFHIDWCKISLVDITKVVPVYVSRPDPGPGVLPEFGEYNPPSEALKSRDYLSDFVVTLAVPAAVALVLFVVLGYAMCCRREGVVKRNMQTPDIQLVQHSSIQKSSKELRSLSKNREISWPLSTLPVFNPVSGEVVPPLHPDSYETTSMPLMQTQTNLQNQITIPQQRPTGKWYS, from the exons ATGTCCACCGCAACTGTCGCCTTGTGGCTGGGTGCGG tggtaACCATCGTGTCGCGGTCCCACGCTGACCGAAACGTCTACCCTTCTGCCGGAGTGCTGTTTGTGCATGTGCTCGAGAGGGAGTACTTCAAAGGAGAGTTCCCCCCCTACCCCAAATCTG GTGATGCTAGTAATGACCCCATCACTTTCAACACCAACCTGCAGGGCTTCCCCGACCGTCCAGGCTGGCTGCGCTACATCCAGAGGACTGCCCTTAGCGACGGGGTGCTGTACGGCTCACCCACTGCAGAGCATGTTGGCAAACCCACTGTCATAGAG attaCAGCGTACAATCGTCGCACGTTTGAGACTGCTCGCCACAACCTGGTTATCAACATCATGGCCACAGAAG AGTTCCCCTTGCCCTACCAGGCCGAGTTCTACATAAAGAACATGAACGTGGAGGAGATGTTGGCCAGTGAGGTTCTGGGGGACTTTCTGGGAGCAGTAAAGAACGTGTGGCAGCCTGAACGCCTGAACGCCATCAACATCACATCTGCCCTGGATCGAGGCGGCCGTGTGCCCCTCCCCATCAACAACCTGAAGGAGGG GGTGTACGTGATGGTGGGGGCTGATGTTCCCTTCTCTTCCTGTCTGCGAGAGGTGGAGAGCCCACACAACCAACTGCGCTGCAGTCAGGAGATGGAGCCCGCCATCAGCTGTGACAAGAAGTTCAGAGCACAGTTCCACATCGACTGGTGCAAGATCTCCCTG GTGGACATCACTAAAGTGGTCCCAGTGTACGTTAGCCGCCCGGACCCTGGCCCCGGAGTCCTGCCTGAGTTTGGGGAGTACAACCCACCCTCCGAAGCCCTGAAGAGTCGGGACTACCTGTCGGACTTCGTGGTGACACTGGCAGTGCCCGCGGCAGTGGCCCTGGTGCTGTTTGTGGTGCTGGGGTATGCCATGTGCtgcaggagggagggggt GGTCAAACGAAACATGCAAACCCCAGA TATCCAACTGGTGCAGCACAGTTCCATCCAGAAGTCTTCCAAAGAGCTGCGGAGCCTGTCCAAGAACCGAGAGATCTCGTGGCCTCTGTCCACTCTTCCTGTATTTAACCCTGTAAGCGGGGAGGTGGTGCCTCCCCTGCACCCGGACAGCTACGAGACTACCAGCATGCCCCTCATGCAAACGCAGAC GAACCTGCAAAACCAGATCACCATCCCTCAGCAGCGGCCGACAG GTAAATGGTATTCCTGA
- the sgce gene encoding epsilon-sarcoglycan isoform X5, translating into MSTATVALWLGAVVTIVSRSHADRNVYPSAGVLFVHVLEREYFKGEFPPYPKSGDASNDPITFNTNLQGFPDRPGWLRYIQRTALSDGVLYGSPTAEHVGKPTVIEITAYNRRTFETARHNLVINIMATEEFPLPYQAEFYIKNMNVEEMLASEVLGDFLGAVKNVWQPERLNAINITSALDRGGRVPLPINNLKEGVYVMVGADVPFSSCLREVESPHNQLRCSQEMEPAISCDKKFRAQFHIDWCKISLVDITKVVPVYVSRPDPGPGVLPEFGEYNPPSEALKSRDYLSDFVVTLAVPAAVALVLFVVLGIQLVQHSSIQKSSKELRSLSKNREISWPLSTLPVFNPVSGEVVPPLHPDSYETTSMPLMQTQTNLQNQITIPQQRPTGKWYS; encoded by the exons ATGTCCACCGCAACTGTCGCCTTGTGGCTGGGTGCGG tggtaACCATCGTGTCGCGGTCCCACGCTGACCGAAACGTCTACCCTTCTGCCGGAGTGCTGTTTGTGCATGTGCTCGAGAGGGAGTACTTCAAAGGAGAGTTCCCCCCCTACCCCAAATCTG GTGATGCTAGTAATGACCCCATCACTTTCAACACCAACCTGCAGGGCTTCCCCGACCGTCCAGGCTGGCTGCGCTACATCCAGAGGACTGCCCTTAGCGACGGGGTGCTGTACGGCTCACCCACTGCAGAGCATGTTGGCAAACCCACTGTCATAGAG attaCAGCGTACAATCGTCGCACGTTTGAGACTGCTCGCCACAACCTGGTTATCAACATCATGGCCACAGAAG AGTTCCCCTTGCCCTACCAGGCCGAGTTCTACATAAAGAACATGAACGTGGAGGAGATGTTGGCCAGTGAGGTTCTGGGGGACTTTCTGGGAGCAGTAAAGAACGTGTGGCAGCCTGAACGCCTGAACGCCATCAACATCACATCTGCCCTGGATCGAGGCGGCCGTGTGCCCCTCCCCATCAACAACCTGAAGGAGGG GGTGTACGTGATGGTGGGGGCTGATGTTCCCTTCTCTTCCTGTCTGCGAGAGGTGGAGAGCCCACACAACCAACTGCGCTGCAGTCAGGAGATGGAGCCCGCCATCAGCTGTGACAAGAAGTTCAGAGCACAGTTCCACATCGACTGGTGCAAGATCTCCCTG GTGGACATCACTAAAGTGGTCCCAGTGTACGTTAGCCGCCCGGACCCTGGCCCCGGAGTCCTGCCTGAGTTTGGGGAGTACAACCCACCCTCCGAAGCCCTGAAGAGTCGGGACTACCTGTCGGACTTCGTGGTGACACTGGCAGTGCCCGCGGCAGTGGCCCTGGTGCTGTTTGTGGTGCTGGG TATCCAACTGGTGCAGCACAGTTCCATCCAGAAGTCTTCCAAAGAGCTGCGGAGCCTGTCCAAGAACCGAGAGATCTCGTGGCCTCTGTCCACTCTTCCTGTATTTAACCCTGTAAGCGGGGAGGTGGTGCCTCCCCTGCACCCGGACAGCTACGAGACTACCAGCATGCCCCTCATGCAAACGCAGAC GAACCTGCAAAACCAGATCACCATCCCTCAGCAGCGGCCGACAG GTAAATGGTATTCCTGA
- the sgce gene encoding epsilon-sarcoglycan isoform X1, with translation MSTATVALWLGAVVTIVSRSHADRNVYPSAGVLFVHVLEREYFKGEFPPYPKSGDASNDPITFNTNLQGFPDRPGWLRYIQRTALSDGVLYGSPTAEHVGKPTVIEITAYNRRTFETARHNLVINIMATEEFPLPYQAEFYIKNMNVEEMLASEVLGDFLGAVKNVWQPERLNAINITSALDRGGRVPLPINNLKEGVYVMVGADVPFSSCLREVESPHNQLRCSQEMEPAISCDKKFRAQFHIDWCKISLVDITKVVPVYVSRPDPGPGVLPEFGEYNPPSEALKSRDYLSDFVVTLAVPAAVALVLFVVLGYAMCCRREGVVKRNMQTPDIQLVQHSSIQKSSKELRSLSKNREISWPLSTLPVFNPVSGEVVPPLHPDSYETTSMPLMQTQTNLQNQITIPQQRPTGDTYVMSTFRRLEVNGIPEERKVAEALDL, from the exons ATGTCCACCGCAACTGTCGCCTTGTGGCTGGGTGCGG tggtaACCATCGTGTCGCGGTCCCACGCTGACCGAAACGTCTACCCTTCTGCCGGAGTGCTGTTTGTGCATGTGCTCGAGAGGGAGTACTTCAAAGGAGAGTTCCCCCCCTACCCCAAATCTG GTGATGCTAGTAATGACCCCATCACTTTCAACACCAACCTGCAGGGCTTCCCCGACCGTCCAGGCTGGCTGCGCTACATCCAGAGGACTGCCCTTAGCGACGGGGTGCTGTACGGCTCACCCACTGCAGAGCATGTTGGCAAACCCACTGTCATAGAG attaCAGCGTACAATCGTCGCACGTTTGAGACTGCTCGCCACAACCTGGTTATCAACATCATGGCCACAGAAG AGTTCCCCTTGCCCTACCAGGCCGAGTTCTACATAAAGAACATGAACGTGGAGGAGATGTTGGCCAGTGAGGTTCTGGGGGACTTTCTGGGAGCAGTAAAGAACGTGTGGCAGCCTGAACGCCTGAACGCCATCAACATCACATCTGCCCTGGATCGAGGCGGCCGTGTGCCCCTCCCCATCAACAACCTGAAGGAGGG GGTGTACGTGATGGTGGGGGCTGATGTTCCCTTCTCTTCCTGTCTGCGAGAGGTGGAGAGCCCACACAACCAACTGCGCTGCAGTCAGGAGATGGAGCCCGCCATCAGCTGTGACAAGAAGTTCAGAGCACAGTTCCACATCGACTGGTGCAAGATCTCCCTG GTGGACATCACTAAAGTGGTCCCAGTGTACGTTAGCCGCCCGGACCCTGGCCCCGGAGTCCTGCCTGAGTTTGGGGAGTACAACCCACCCTCCGAAGCCCTGAAGAGTCGGGACTACCTGTCGGACTTCGTGGTGACACTGGCAGTGCCCGCGGCAGTGGCCCTGGTGCTGTTTGTGGTGCTGGGGTATGCCATGTGCtgcaggagggagggggt GGTCAAACGAAACATGCAAACCCCAGA TATCCAACTGGTGCAGCACAGTTCCATCCAGAAGTCTTCCAAAGAGCTGCGGAGCCTGTCCAAGAACCGAGAGATCTCGTGGCCTCTGTCCACTCTTCCTGTATTTAACCCTGTAAGCGGGGAGGTGGTGCCTCCCCTGCACCCGGACAGCTACGAGACTACCAGCATGCCCCTCATGCAAACGCAGAC GAACCTGCAAAACCAGATCACCATCCCTCAGCAGCGGCCGACAG GAGACACTTATGTCATGTCCACATTCCGAAGACTTGAG GTAAATGGTATTCCTGAGGAGAGGAAGGTGGCCGAAGCTCTGGACCTCTGA
- the sgce gene encoding epsilon-sarcoglycan isoform X2, whose product MSTATVALWLGAVVTIVSRSHADRNVYPSAGVLFVHVLEREYFKGEFPPYPKSGDASNDPITFNTNLQGFPDRPGWLRYIQRTALSDGVLYGSPTAEHVGKPTVIEITAYNRRTFETARHNLVINIMATEEFPLPYQAEFYIKNMNVEEMLASEVLGDFLGAVKNVWQPERLNAINITSALDRGGRVPLPINNLKEGVYVMVGADVPFSSCLREVESPHNQLRCSQEMEPAISCDKKFRAQFHIDWCKISLVDITKVVPVYVSRPDPGPGVLPEFGEYNPPSEALKSRDYLSDFVVTLAVPAAVALVLFVVLGVKRNMQTPDIQLVQHSSIQKSSKELRSLSKNREISWPLSTLPVFNPVSGEVVPPLHPDSYETTSMPLMQTQTNLQNQITIPQQRPTGDTYVMSTFRRLEVNGIPEERKVAEALDL is encoded by the exons ATGTCCACCGCAACTGTCGCCTTGTGGCTGGGTGCGG tggtaACCATCGTGTCGCGGTCCCACGCTGACCGAAACGTCTACCCTTCTGCCGGAGTGCTGTTTGTGCATGTGCTCGAGAGGGAGTACTTCAAAGGAGAGTTCCCCCCCTACCCCAAATCTG GTGATGCTAGTAATGACCCCATCACTTTCAACACCAACCTGCAGGGCTTCCCCGACCGTCCAGGCTGGCTGCGCTACATCCAGAGGACTGCCCTTAGCGACGGGGTGCTGTACGGCTCACCCACTGCAGAGCATGTTGGCAAACCCACTGTCATAGAG attaCAGCGTACAATCGTCGCACGTTTGAGACTGCTCGCCACAACCTGGTTATCAACATCATGGCCACAGAAG AGTTCCCCTTGCCCTACCAGGCCGAGTTCTACATAAAGAACATGAACGTGGAGGAGATGTTGGCCAGTGAGGTTCTGGGGGACTTTCTGGGAGCAGTAAAGAACGTGTGGCAGCCTGAACGCCTGAACGCCATCAACATCACATCTGCCCTGGATCGAGGCGGCCGTGTGCCCCTCCCCATCAACAACCTGAAGGAGGG GGTGTACGTGATGGTGGGGGCTGATGTTCCCTTCTCTTCCTGTCTGCGAGAGGTGGAGAGCCCACACAACCAACTGCGCTGCAGTCAGGAGATGGAGCCCGCCATCAGCTGTGACAAGAAGTTCAGAGCACAGTTCCACATCGACTGGTGCAAGATCTCCCTG GTGGACATCACTAAAGTGGTCCCAGTGTACGTTAGCCGCCCGGACCCTGGCCCCGGAGTCCTGCCTGAGTTTGGGGAGTACAACCCACCCTCCGAAGCCCTGAAGAGTCGGGACTACCTGTCGGACTTCGTGGTGACACTGGCAGTGCCCGCGGCAGTGGCCCTGGTGCTGTTTGTGGTGCTGGG GGTCAAACGAAACATGCAAACCCCAGA TATCCAACTGGTGCAGCACAGTTCCATCCAGAAGTCTTCCAAAGAGCTGCGGAGCCTGTCCAAGAACCGAGAGATCTCGTGGCCTCTGTCCACTCTTCCTGTATTTAACCCTGTAAGCGGGGAGGTGGTGCCTCCCCTGCACCCGGACAGCTACGAGACTACCAGCATGCCCCTCATGCAAACGCAGAC GAACCTGCAAAACCAGATCACCATCCCTCAGCAGCGGCCGACAG GAGACACTTATGTCATGTCCACATTCCGAAGACTTGAG GTAAATGGTATTCCTGAGGAGAGGAAGGTGGCCGAAGCTCTGGACCTCTGA
- the casd1 gene encoding N-acetylneuraminate 9-O-acetyltransferase codes for MATLAYSLGKLEINQYFTIKNAKLISLFLALVLLLVHSFSGLLNGSDSCQRLLSTGRFLGNNVWQPEGCMMHTYTSREASTCLNGKKVIFIGDSRIRALFISFISIIASQKQSAIKKHADISFRDNSSAAQVHFVWSPWTNNSMKERLILVSKEPVKPDALIIGAASWIIRDFKGSAEGLHQYKVNLTSMSPALERLAEHGEVYWHIQEPVNWRALSLSRRMITDQQIDLYNEAAAEALGFGRTHIRPLTVSRLAALETLNQSADGLHMADSSVDVGAMAFMNSLCNKVIRPIDGSCCQNMPPLTFLQKMALCVFLASILLFLLFHFLRKRPHRRPVAPDLESLEEKKPATATGPLGPEAVCGALCRMGLIMVYFYLCDRADVFMKEQKYYSHSAFFIPLINVFVLGLFCNESTKESRVLNREQTDEWKGWMQLVILIYHISGASAFIPVYMHVRVLVAAYLFQTGYGHFSFFWLKGDFGLYRLCQVLFRLNFLVLVLCAVMDRPYQFYYFVPLVSFWFVIIYSTLAMWPQIVQKKASNSALWYLGILLKLLGLLLLICLFAYSQDMFESTFTAWPLSELFELNGNIHEWWFRWRLDRFAVVQGMLFAFLYLLLQKKQVLSETRGDTLFSAKVSLPMLLLSGLSFITYSVWASNCQTKAQCNEMHPYISVVPILAFILIRNIPGFARSVYSSFFAWFGKISLELFICQYHIWLAADTKGILVLIPGNPPLNILVSSFIFVCVAHEISLITNILAQLLIPKDTVPLLKRLGAVGLLTLLLGAWGHPTSGT; via the exons ATGGCGACCCTGGCTTATAGCCTGGGCAAACTCGAAATAAATCAGTATTTCACcattaaaaatgctaaattaataTCTCTTTTCCTTGCTCTCGTGCTCCTTTTGGTTCATTCCTTTTCTGGCCTTTTGAACG GCTCTGACTCCTGTCAGCGGCTGCTGTCCACTGGGCGCTTCTTGGGGAACAATGTGTGGCAGCCTGAAGGCTGTATGATGCACACTTACACCAGCAG GGAGGCCAGCACCTGCCTCAATGGAAAGAAGGTCATCTTTATTGGGGACTCCCGGATCAGAGCTCTGTTCATCTCGTTCATCAGTATAATAGCGTCTCAAAAGCAGTCTGCCATAAAG AAGCATGCTGACATCTCTTTTAGAGACAACAGCTCCGCAGCTCAAGTG CATTTTGTTTGGAGCCCTTGgacaaataattcaatgaaagAGCGTTTAATATTGGTGTCTAAG GAACCTGTAAAGCCTGATGCCCTAATCATTGGAGCTGCTTCA TGGATTATCAGAGACTTCAAGGGGAGTGCAGAGGGGCTACACCAGTACAAAGTCAATTTGACATCCATGTCTCCTGCTCTGGAGAGGCTGGCAGAGCATGGAGAGGTCTACTGGCACATACAAG AGCCAGTGAACTGGAGGGCTCTGAGCCTAAGCAGGAGGATGATCACAGATCAGCAGATAGACCTGTACAATGAAGCAGCCGCAGAGGCTCTGGGCTTTGGGCGCACCCACATCCGCCCACTCACAGTGTCTCGTCTGGCCGCTCTTGAGACCCTAAACCAGTCAGCTGATGGCTTGCACATGGCCGATAGCAGCGTGGACGTG GGAGCCATGGCGTTCATGAACAGTCTGTGTAACAAAGTGATCCGGCCCATCGACGGTTCCTGCTGCCAGAACATGCCCCCTCTCACTTTTCTCCAGAAGATGgcactgtgtgtgtttttagccTCGATTCTACTTTTCCTGCTGTTCCACTTTCTGAGGAAACGGCCCCATCGGCGACCCGTGGCCCCTGACCTGGAGAGTTTAGAGGAGAAGAAGCCAGCTACAGCCACAGGGCCCTTGGGGCCCGAGGCAGTGTGCGGGGCCCTGTGCAGAATGGGGCTCATCATGGTCTACTTCTACCTGTGTGACAGAGCAGATGTGTTTATGAAGGAACAGAAATACTACAGTCACTCTGCCTTCTTCATCCCTCTTATCAATGTCTTTGTGCTGGGATTGTTCTGCAACGAAAGCACCAAAGAG AGCCGTGTGCTGAACAGGGAGCAGACAGATGAGTGGAAGGGCTGGATGCAGTTGGTCATTCTCATCTATCATATTTCAGGAGCCAGTGCT TTCATTCCGGTGTACATGCACGTCCGTGTGCTAGTGGCAGCTTATCTCTTCCAAACAGGCTATGGACACTTCTCTTTCTTCTGGCTTAAAGGGGACTTTGGTCTGTACAGACTTTGTCAG GTACTATTTCGCCTCAACTTCCTGGTGCTGGTGTTGTGTGCAGTGATGGACAGGCCATACCAGTTCTATTACTTTGTTCCTCTGGTCTCGTTCTGGTTTGTGATCATCTACAGCACACTGGCCATGTGGCCTCAGATTGTGCAGAAGAAAGCCAGCA ACAGTGCCCTGTGGTACTTGGGAATCCTGCTGAAGTTACTGGGCCTCCTGCTGCTCATCTGCCTCTTTGCTTATTCACAG GACATGTTTGAGAGCACCTTCACAGCGTGGCCACTTTCAGAGCTCTTTGAACTCAATGGCAACATTCATGAGTGGTGGTTCCGCTGGAGACTGGATCGTTTT GCTGTGGTACAGGGGATGTTGTTTGCCTTCCTTTATCTGCTCCTTCAGAAGAAGCAGGTGCTGTCAGAGACTAGAGGAGACACTCTGTTCTCAGCTAAAGTGTCCCTGCCCATGCTGCTCCTCTCTGGGCTCTCTTTCATT aCATACTCGGTGTGGGCTAGCAACTGCCAAACCAAAGCCCAGTGCAACGAGATGCACCCCTACATCTCTGTGGTCCCA ATTTTGGCCTTCATCCTCATCAGGAACATTCCTGGATTTGCCCGCTCCGTCTACAGCTCTTTTTTTGCCTGGTTTGGGAAAATCTCTTTGGAG CTGTTCATCTGTCAATACCACATCTGGTTGGCAGCAGACACCAAGGGCATCTTGGTGCTCATCCCCGGAAACCCCCCCCTCAACATCCTGGTCAGTAGCTTCATCTTTGTCTGTGTGGCTCATGAGATTTCCCTCATCACCAACATTCTGGCCCAGCTGCTCATTCCTAAAGACACTGTGCCTCTGCTGAAGAGGCTGGGGGCCGTGGGGCTCCTCACTCTGCTTCTGGGGGCCTGGGGCCACCCCACTTCTGGGACTTGA